The following nucleotide sequence is from Sphingomonas panacisoli.
TGCCGGTGATCTTTCTGACCGTCGGGCTGAAACCGATCGAAACGATGGAAGCGGTGAAACTCGGCGTGAACGGGATCGTCTTGAAGCACAGCGATCCCACGAATTTGTTGACTTGCATCGACGCGGTGACGCGTGGCGAGACATGGATCGACCCGACGATCCTGGAAAGCGCGCTGCGACGCAGCCTTACGTCGCAGACCGTGCCGGTTTTGCCCAAATACAACCTTACCCGCCGACAGGAAGAGATCGTGCGCCTGGTCGGAGACGGGCTGCGCAACAAGGAAATCGCGCAGAGGTGCGGGCTGACGGAGGGTACCGTCAAACTCCACCTACACCGCATCTACACGCACTTGGGCATTCAGTCGCGCGCCCAGCTGATCATGATGCTGGCCGCCGAAACCATGTGATCGGTGTTGGCCGCTATCCGCATCTCGCGATACCAGGGCGCTTGAGGGCTGATCTGACCGCCGATGATGGCGAGCACCGCCCCGCCGGCGATGGCCACGCCATAGGGTATCGGCCCGCGCGGCTTCAGACTGGGAATGTCCGCGCTGGCCAGCCGCGCCGGAATGACACGCCGCAACACGACGAACACGATGCTCAACAGAACGCCGCCGATCGCGACGAACAGGAACAGCGACGCGGCGCCCTTGAAGTCGAACCATAACGCGGTGGCCGCGAGCAATTTAACGTCGCCGCCGCCTAGCCATCCTCTCGAAAATATGACGGCCCCTCCCAGAAAGGCGACGGTGAACACGATCCAATTCTGCCACAGGGAGGTGCTCCATCCGGCATGGTAGACCCACGCCGGGAACAGCAGAATGATCGCGATCGGAAAAACGTTCGGGATTCTCAGTTTCCATATGTCCACCGCGGCCGCAAATGTCAGAATGACGCACAACGCCAGCGTAATGAGGTTCCCCAGCGACATCATTTGAGCGTATCCAGTTTGGCAAGGTTAGCGGCCGCGACCGACTGATATATGGGGTCCGCGATGAGCGACTGCGTCAGCCAGCGGCGCGCATCGTCGGTTCTCCCCTCAAGCATCGCCGCATAACCCGCATTGTTGAGACGTTCGGCCCAACGAGACGCACTGTCGGACGGACGGCGAACCGGCATACGACCAAGCGATCCGGCTGCGATATCGATATTGTTCGCGATCCGTTCGTCGTCCGGCGCGTCGGCGATCGCCCTTATCAAAAGCTTCTCCGCCTCCTCGAACCGGCGTTGCTTGATAAGAGAGGTGGCGGCATCGTTGAGCAACCCCGGTCGCACGCCACCGACTTCCATCGCCTTGGCATAGGCGTGGCCGCTGTCCAACCAACGTTGTTTGACGTCGTATGCCGCGCCCAAAGCCGACCACGCCCGCCAGTCGGGATCGCAAAGCGTCACAGCCCGTTCGAGCCGTCCGATCGCCGCATCGGCATTGCCCAGATTGGAATCGGCAACGCCGCCGCCCACGAGAATGCGGCAGTCGTCGGGTAAGTTCGACGCGAGCGCCGCGAAACCCCGCCGCGCATCCTGATCACGTCCCTGTGCCAAGGCGAGTTGCGCGCGCAAAACATCCAGTTCCACCGCCGGCGATTCCGCCGATGGCGACGTCCTGGCGATCATGAGTTCGGCCTGGATCAACCGCCCGGATCGGATCGCCGCGGCTATCAACGAAAGATCGCTCGTCGGGGCGGCGACCGCTGCCGTTCCTGTCGCGACCGCGACCGACGCGGCCAGTCGGAACCAAACGGACGTCTTCACTTCCGCCGCTTCAGCCGCGCGTCCAGCGCCAACGCATTGCCGCCGACGAGAAGTTGAACGCGATTTGCCTGCGACAGCGCGTAGAGCTGTGTCCGAAACGGGAGCGCACGCGCCAGGCGGCGCGCTTCGTCGCCGGAGCCGACGGGAAAAATGATCCTGCTGCAGCCCAGCCGTGCCATGCTGTCGCCGACGTCGAGCTCAGCCCAGCCGCGATTGTTCAGGAAACTCTTCATCCGTCGTGCGATCCCTTGGGCGCCAGACGCGTTGATCACCTTAGTCGGCAAAACGCGCCGCTGGGCCGCGCCCGGTACCGACGTTGCCGGCGGCGCAGTCGGCTGGACGGCGAGCGGTGCTGGCGGCGGCGCTACCGGGAACGCCGCTGCCGGCGGAGCCGATGACTTGGACGGCTCGGTGCGAACGCCGTACGATAGCGTGCTGATGCCGAACGGCAAAAACAGCCTGACCTCGCTCACGGAAGACCGTTCCAACCTGGCGGTACGTGTCGGCTCGGTGATCGGCGCCGCTGCCGGAACAGCAGCATTACCGGCGGCGACAGTTTGAGGAACTTCCAAGACCGCGACGCTCTGACCCTGCGCACCCTGCCTTTCGCGATTTTCATTCAACGGATCGCCCGCCAACATCACGCGCTTGTCGGTATCGAGCAGCGCGGCATCGGTAGTCCTGCCTTGGATCCGAAGCGAGGCGGCATAAGCGTCGTAAATGTCGGCGTCGCGCGGTGCGAGCGCGAGCGCCAGCTGGAAATAGCGGTCGCTCAAGTCGTAGCGCTGTAGACGATCATATGCGGTGGCCAGGCCCTGAACCGCACGCGCATTCTCCGGATCGACCGCCAGTAGGCGACGATACGTTTCGATCGCGAGACCGTAGTTACGATCGGCCAACAGACGCGCAGCGGCCGCCAATGTGACGTCCGTCTTCGCCGCCATTCGCGCGCCCTCCGGCAGGGTCATCCTGCCCTGCGTCATACAACCGGACGCTGCGATAACGACGCCGCAAAGCCCCAAGCGTTTGATGAAAAGCCGTCGCATTGTCATCCTGACATCATGGGCAGGAGCTGTCGGACGACGCGGATCGCGGCCGGCAACATGAGCACGCCGATCATCACCGGCAGCATACAGGCGACGAGCGGAATCGATAGCAGCACGGGCAGTTTATGGGCCTTTTCCTGCGCGAGCATCTTGCGGCGTTCGCGCATTTCGGTGGCGTAGATTCTGAGGGTCTGTCCGATGCTCGACCCCAGTTTGTTGGACTGGATGAGAAGGGTCGCGAACGACTTGATCTGATCGACGCCGGCCCGCTCTCCCATTCGGCGCAGCGCATCCTCGCGGCCGCGACCGGCGCGCAGCTCCAGAACGGTATTGGCCAGCAGACTGGCGACCAACGGATGCGAAGTCGACATCTCGCGGCCGACACGGTCGAACGCTGCTTCCATACCCAGGCCAGCTTCGACGCACACCAGCATCAGGTCGAGCGCGTCGGGAAAGCCGTTGACGATCTGATCCTGACGCCGCGATGCGCGCGCCGACACCCACAGGTTGGGCAGATACAGGCCAAGCAGCGCAAGCAACGCACCGAACAGATAGAGCTTGAAGATCGAGGGAGCGGCGCCGTTGATCACGGTCGCCGCGACCAGGATCATCGGCATGCCCAAGGTCGTGGCGATCCGGATGAGCGTGAATATCCGAGGTGCCTGCGGCGACGTGTATCCTGCGGCGGCGAGCCGCGCGACCATCGTGGCGTTGTTCGTATCGAGCAGCGATACGCCGCGTTTCTCCACGGCATCGACGATCCGCGACCACGCGTCCGGCGTCGCATCGGCCCGCAACGAGCTGGCCGCGCCCCGTCCCTGACCGCTTACGGATGCTTCGCTGAGCCGGCGGCGTATCGCGGCTCGTCCGGTGACGACCGCGGATATGCCGACGACCAGCAACACGACGACGGCGAACAACCCGCCCAGAATGACCATTCGCGGAAATTGTTGAAGGGCGGCTTCCCACATCGTTCTAGACCTTCAGATTCACGAGACGTCGGATGATGACGAAACCGATCGTGTACAGAGCGATCAGGAAGCCGAACCCTATAGAGAATGCCGGATCGCCGGCGACCTGAAGGTAGAATTGGGGGTTCAGCAAAAACAACGCAACGAACGCCAGAACGGGCAACGCCGTCAGGATCGTTGCGGTCATCCGCCCCTCCGAGCTCAACGCACGAACCATCAGCACCATGCTGGCGCGCTCGCGAATGACCTTCGACAGGTTTTCGAGGATTTCGGCCAGGTTGCCACCGGTCTCGCTCTGGACCGACAGTGATACGACGAACATGCGCAGATCTTCCAGATCGCACCGGTTCGCCATGTTGTGCAGCGCGTCGCGCAGGTCGGCACCATAGGCGACTTCGTCGGTGACGAGCCCGAATTCGCTACCGATCGGATCGCTCATTTCCTGCGTCAGCAGATCGAGCGCCGCCGCCACCGGATGGCCGGCCCGCAACCCGCGCACGAAGATATCGAGCGCCACCGGAAATTGCTCCGCCATCTTCTTGCGGCGCTGGTCGGCGCGGCGCGCGATTATCATCAACGGCAGCCCCAGCCCGGCGGCGCCGGCGAAGCATGCCGCCATCAATACCGTGCCGAACCCGATCGTCAGGCCGGCGGCAAAGGCAAAAACGATCGTCGCCGTAAACAGCAACGCAACCGCGAGGATCATCAACAGGAACAGCCGGCCTGGCGACATGCCGAACGAAGCACCGCGCAGCAGGTTGTCGAGCTTATGCCCGATATCGCTCAGCGGTCCGGGCAGCGCGATCCCGTCGCCCCATGCGTCGCGCCGCAACCGCGCGACGATTTCCGGCCGGTCGTGGCCGGTCGCGATCAATCGCAGGCGCTTGTTGATTGACCGGGCGCCCGTGCGATTGGTGCGGTACCAGCGCACGCCGCCCTCGATCGCAAGTACGACCGCCGCGAAGATCAGCGCCAGCACGATAAGGCGGATCGTCGTGGTCGATATCATTCGAGCACCGCGCTGGGATTGAAAATATCGGCGGGAAGGCTGATCCCGCGATCCTCGAGCTCGCGCATGAAATGCGGCCGGATACCGGTGGCTTCGAACCGGCCGAGTACCTCGCCGCCATCGCCGCGGCCCGTCAGCCTGAACCGGAAGATCTCCTGCATGGTGACGACCTCGCCCTCCATGCCGATCAGTTCGGACACGCTGAGCAACCGCCTGTTGCCGTCGGCAAGGCGACCGACCTGGATCACGACGTTGATGGCAGAGGCGATCTGCGCTCGTGCCGAACGCGGCGCGATGTCGATGCCGCTCATGCCGATCATCTGTTCGAGACGCGACAGCGCGTCGCGCGGTGTGTTCGCATGGACCGTGGTCATCGACCCGTCATGGCCGGTGTTCATCGCCTGCAGCATATCGAACGCTTCGCCGGCGCGAACTTCGCCGACGATAATGCGGTCGGGACGCATGCGCAGCGCATTTTTCAACAGATCGCGCTGCGTGACCTCACCGTTGCCCTCGATATTGGGCGGACGGGTTTCGAGCCGGGCGATGTGCGCCTGCTGGAGTTGCAGTTCTGCCGAATCCTCGATCGTTACAATCCGCTCGGCATTGTCGATGTACGCCGACATGGCGTTGAGCAACGTCGTCTTGCCCGATCCCGTGCCGCCCGAAATCAGAATGTTGCGTCGCGCTTCCACAATAGCTTCGAGGACTTCCGCCACCACTGCCGGTACGCTGCCCAGGCTGGTGAGACGCGCCATATCGATCGGCACGCGCGCGAACTTGCGGATCGACAGCAGCGATCCGTCGACCGCGAGCGGCGGGATGATGGCGTTGACACGCGATCCATCGGCCAGCCGGGCATCGACGTACGGCGACGCCTCATCGACACGCCGTCCGACCGCCGCGACGATCTTCTGGATGATGCGCAACAAGTGCCGTTCATCCTTGAAGCGCGCCGGCGAGGTTTCGAGACGGCCGCGTCGTTCGACGAACACGGAATCGTAGCCGTTGACCAGGATGTCGGTGATCGTTTCATCCTTGAGCAGCGGCTCGAGCGGCCCCAGCCCAAGCAGTTCGTCAAGAATGTCGCTGACCAGCCGCTGCCGCTCGGCCAGATTGAGCGCGTGCTTCTGCAACGACAATTGCTCGTAGACGATCTCGCCGACCTCGGCCTGGATCTGTTCGCGCGACATGGCGTCGAGCGCAGACAGATTGATGAGATCGAGCAGACGTTGGTGCAGTTCGACCTTCAGCGCCGTGTTGCGGTCGATCTCCTGTTCCGGCTGATCGACCGGCGCGGCCTTTGGCGAAGGAGCCGCCGCCAAGTCACCGGTCCGCTTGATCTGCCAGACACTCATCAACCGCGCTCGAACAGCATATCGATGGCGTCGAGAATTTTCTCCAGGTCACGCCCGATCGCGCTCTTGTTCTTGATCTCGCCGATCATGGTGCCGCGATTGAGCGCCGTGTTCATCAGCGCGAAATCGCTGATGACGCGTAGCCCGATCGGGCGACCGATCGTCTCCGACGCGTCGCGCAAGTTGATCTGCTTGAACATCTGCTTTTCGACGCGGTTGACGACGACCTGAACTGCGTCGGGGTTGACGCCCAGCTTGACCAACAGCGCGAGCTGCCGCTGCGCTTGGCGAAGGCTCGCGATCGAAAGTTCGATCACCAGGAATACGATGTCGGACTGTGCCACAAGCGACAGCGACCAGTTGGTCCAGTCGCTCGGCAGGTCGAGAAACACCGTGCCGTACTGCGTCGATGCCAGATGGACGATGTCGCAAATCTGATCGGTCCCCACCGCATCGGTCGGCATGAGCTCCGTCGGCGCAGCGAACAGGTTGAGCCCCGAGGAATGCTCGGTTGCGACCGATGCCAACACGGCCGGGTCCAGTCGCTTGCCCGCGTCGAGCAGGTCGCTGACCGTCAGGTCCGACCCCAGACCCAGATGCGTCGCCGCATTACCGCCCTGCAGGTCGAGATCGAACAGGCAGGTCGTACGCCCCCGGTCGCTTTCTCGCCGGGCATAAAGCGCGGCGGCTTGGGTGAGCAGTGCGGTCGCGCCTACCCCGCCGACACTTTTGATGATCGACACCGTCTTGCCCTTGGCGGCGGTGGCCGCGGCGGTCTGCTCCAACTCGCCGCGAATACGGTCGAGCGCGGCTTCGACGTCCCGCCGGGCAAGCGGCAGCGCGACGACATCGCTGATGCCGGCGCGTAGCAGCGCCTGCATCGCGGCGATCGACGGATCGCGGACGGCGGCGATGATCGAGAGCGCCCGGTTCTCGGTGTGCAGGCGGGTCAGCCGGCGTAGCGAGGCCGCACTCTCCGGCTTCACCTCGACGATGAGCACGCGCGCGCGTTTGACGATCTCCGCGGGGATATCGGCCTCGGCACCAAGTTCGTTGGTATCGATCGCCATGCCCGCGATGACGCTTTCGCCGAACTCGCCGGCCATGATTTCGTCGTGCGAAAGGACCAGTTCGATCATCGCGTCGGAACGCTTGATCATCCAGCCCGTCGTCGGAAATTCGCCCAAATCCAGTTCCACTCCGTTACTCCTAATTCGCAATCTGACCGCTGCCGTCTTCGAGGGTCAGCGAACTGCTGAACGTCGTATTCAGCGTGATCGAACCACTGCTGAAAAAGCGGTACAAGATTGGTGCGAAGGTCATGCCGACGAGCTGTACGGTGACGAGCGGCTGTACCTGGATGCCGTTCGGATCGCCGGCGTAGCCGAGTCCCGAATACTCGTAGTTCACCTTCAGCTTGTCGGCAGTGATCTCCGGATAATATTGCTGCATCTGAAACAGGATTCTGTTGAAGGCGGCGGTGTTGACGCCCGATCCGCCGGGACACGTCGTTGGCACGCAGACGCACGTGACCGTACCGCTCAACGTGGATGAGCACTTCGCGCTGGTGAACGAACTGGCCGGGATCGGATCGCCTTGCGGAATGCCGCCGGCG
It contains:
- a CDS encoding CpaF family protein, which translates into the protein MSVWQIKRTGDLAAAPSPKAAPVDQPEQEIDRNTALKVELHQRLLDLINLSALDAMSREQIQAEVGEIVYEQLSLQKHALNLAERQRLVSDILDELLGLGPLEPLLKDETITDILVNGYDSVFVERRGRLETSPARFKDERHLLRIIQKIVAAVGRRVDEASPYVDARLADGSRVNAIIPPLAVDGSLLSIRKFARVPIDMARLTSLGSVPAVVAEVLEAIVEARRNILISGGTGSGKTTLLNAMSAYIDNAERIVTIEDSAELQLQQAHIARLETRPPNIEGNGEVTQRDLLKNALRMRPDRIIVGEVRAGEAFDMLQAMNTGHDGSMTTVHANTPRDALSRLEQMIGMSGIDIAPRSARAQIASAINVVIQVGRLADGNRRLLSVSELIGMEGEVVTMQEIFRFRLTGRGDGGEVLGRFEATGIRPHFMRELEDRGISLPADIFNPSAVLE
- a CDS encoding type II secretion system F family protein, giving the protein MISTTTIRLIVLALIFAAVVLAIEGGVRWYRTNRTGARSINKRLRLIATGHDRPEIVARLRRDAWGDGIALPGPLSDIGHKLDNLLRGASFGMSPGRLFLLMILAVALLFTATIVFAFAAGLTIGFGTVLMAACFAGAAGLGLPLMIIARRADQRRKKMAEQFPVALDIFVRGLRAGHPVAAALDLLTQEMSDPIGSEFGLVTDEVAYGADLRDALHNMANRCDLEDLRMFVVSLSVQSETGGNLAEILENLSKVIRERASMVLMVRALSSEGRMTATILTALPVLAFVALFLLNPQFYLQVAGDPAFSIGFGFLIALYTIGFVIIRRLVNLKV
- a CDS encoding type II secretion system F family protein gives rise to the protein MVILGGLFAVVVLLVVGISAVVTGRAAIRRRLSEASVSGQGRGAASSLRADATPDAWSRIVDAVEKRGVSLLDTNNATMVARLAAAGYTSPQAPRIFTLIRIATTLGMPMILVAATVINGAAPSIFKLYLFGALLALLGLYLPNLWVSARASRRQDQIVNGFPDALDLMLVCVEAGLGMEAAFDRVGREMSTSHPLVASLLANTVLELRAGRGREDALRRMGERAGVDQIKSFATLLIQSNKLGSSIGQTLRIYATEMRERRKMLAQEKAHKLPVLLSIPLVACMLPVMIGVLMLPAAIRVVRQLLPMMSG
- a CDS encoding TadE/TadG family type IV pilus assembly protein — encoded protein: MRTLRAFWRATDASTAVEFALLSPLLLTLMIGTIDIGRYLWTVNRAQKATQMGARWAVATDVVPSGLATYDFAVAGGIPQGDPIPASSFTSAKCSSTLSGTVTCVCVPTTCPGGSGVNTAAFNRILFQMQQYYPEITADKLKVNYEYSGLGYAGDPNGIQVQPLVTVQLVGMTFAPILYRFFSSGSITLNTTFSSSLTLEDGSGQIAN
- a CDS encoding response regulator; protein product: MSRLLIVDDHPIFLDGLRQFLETNDHHVALTARTPSAAMNMIEQEAVEVLITDVSMSEGGGLQLLRTIRSNGHRLPVIFLTVGLKPIETMEAVKLGVNGIVLKHSDPTNLLTCIDAVTRGETWIDPTILESALRRSLTSQTVPVLPKYNLTRRQEEIVRLVGDGLRNKEIAQRCGLTEGTVKLHLHRIYTHLGIQSRAQLIMMLAAETM
- a CDS encoding AAA family ATPase, translating into MELDLGEFPTTGWMIKRSDAMIELVLSHDEIMAGEFGESVIAGMAIDTNELGAEADIPAEIVKRARVLIVEVKPESAASLRRLTRLHTENRALSIIAAVRDPSIAAMQALLRAGISDVVALPLARRDVEAALDRIRGELEQTAAATAAKGKTVSIIKSVGGVGATALLTQAAALYARRESDRGRTTCLFDLDLQGGNAATHLGLGSDLTVSDLLDAGKRLDPAVLASVATEHSSGLNLFAAPTELMPTDAVGTDQICDIVHLASTQYGTVFLDLPSDWTNWSLSLVAQSDIVFLVIELSIASLRQAQRQLALLVKLGVNPDAVQVVVNRVEKQMFKQINLRDASETIGRPIGLRVISDFALMNTALNRGTMIGEIKNKSAIGRDLEKILDAIDMLFERG
- a CDS encoding LytR C-terminal domain-containing protein — protein: MAAKTDVTLAAAARLLADRNYGLAIETYRRLLAVDPENARAVQGLATAYDRLQRYDLSDRYFQLALALAPRDADIYDAYAASLRIQGRTTDAALLDTDKRVMLAGDPLNENRERQGAQGQSVAVLEVPQTVAAGNAAVPAAAPITEPTRTARLERSSVSEVRLFLPFGISTLSYGVRTEPSKSSAPPAAAFPVAPPPAPLAVQPTAPPATSVPGAAQRRVLPTKVINASGAQGIARRMKSFLNNRGWAELDVGDSMARLGCSRIIFPVGSGDEARRLARALPFRTQLYALSQANRVQLLVGGNALALDARLKRRK
- a CDS encoding A24 family peptidase; protein product: MMSLGNLITLALCVILTFAAAVDIWKLRIPNVFPIAIILLFPAWVYHAGWSTSLWQNWIVFTVAFLGGAVIFSRGWLGGGDVKLLAATALWFDFKGAASLFLFVAIGGVLLSIVFVVLRRVIPARLASADIPSLKPRGPIPYGVAIAGGAVLAIIGGQISPQAPWYREMRIAANTDHMVSAASIMISWARD